The following DNA comes from Terriglobales bacterium.
GTGTTGCCGCGTTCAATGCCGGCCGCTGGGACGACGCCGAGCAGAAGTTCCGCAACATCCGCGGCGGCCCCCGGCTCGACGAAGCCAAACAGTACCTTGCCAGCCGTATCCCCGCCGCCAAAGCGGCCAAGGCCAATGAAGCCAATGAGGCCGCCATGAGCGGGAAGTTCGACGACGCCGTCGGCGCCTACCAGGGCAACAACTTCAACTCCGCCAAGAGTCTGTTCGGCCAGATCAGCGGCCGCCGCGAGGGCGAGGCCAAGAATTACCTGAACAAGATCCGCGAATACGAGCAAGCCATGGGCGAGGGCGACCGCCTGGCCTCCGCCAGCAATTTCCGTGGCGCGCTTCAGTCCTACAACGACGCCGCCACCATCAAGCCCGACGGCCCCGGCGATCCTCGCGGCAAGGCTCAGCGCATGCAAACCGAGCTGGCCAAGGCTTCCGCCCCGGCTCCCACGACCACCGCACCCGCGCCCACCACCACGGCTGCCAAGCCTCCGGCCCCAACGCCCAGCTCTTCGAGACCCACTCCCAGCCGTGTGGTTGAGGCTGCGGTGAAGGAACCCGCACGTCCGCAGGTGGATGTGGCCAAACTGTTGCGTGAAGCCGATGCCGCCAAGGCCACTGGCAACATTCCGGTTGCCCGGAGCAAGTTCCTGGCCGCGCTGGGCGCTGACCCCAGCAACCGCCAGGCCCGCCTAGGTCTGGAGACGTTGCCCAAGGAGACTGGCACCCAGGCGCCCAAGGCCACCTCCGAGGCGGACATCCTGCTCGCCCGTGCCATCGGGGAGTTCTATCAGGGCAAGTACGATCAGGCCGAAGTCCACATCCGCGACTACCTGGAGTTCAACGGGTCCAAGACCGCCCTCAGCCAGTTCTATCTGGGCGTGACCAAGCTCACCAAGTTCTATCTCAACGGCGAGCGCACCGATGAACGGAGGCTCATCAACGAGGCCAGCGACCACTTCAAGGTCGCCAAGAAGACCGCCGGTTTCACCGCCCCGGACAACCGCCTCATCTCGCCCAAGATCCTCAAGGCCTACCAGGACGTCACGCCGTAACCGCTTTCGTTTCCGCAAGCCGCGCCTCGCGCGCGGCTTTGTTCTTTCTTGTCATCCCGAGCGGAGTTCGACGGAGGCTCCTTCGCCGAAGCAGCGCGAAGTCGAGGGCCCCCATGTCTACCATCGCCCCTCGGGGCGGCGGGGCGTGTCTTTCACTTGAAACTCGAAATCCGAAACTCGAAACTGTGTCCATGCTTCTTCGCCTCGGCCCCGCCTCCATCGAGCTCCTTCAGGGCAACATCGTCCACCAGGACGTCGACGCCATCGTCAATGCCGCCAACACTTCGCTGCTGGGAGGCGGCGGTGTCGATGGCGCCATCCACCGTGCCGCCGGGCCTCAGTTGCTGGCCGAATGCCGCACCCTCGGCGGATGTCCCACCGGCGAGGCCCGCATCACCCGGGGCTACGGGCTGAAAGCCCGCCACGTCATCCACGCCGTCGGCCCGGTCTACAGCGGTCGCCCGCGCGACGCCGAACTGCTCGCCGCCGCCCATCGCAACTCGCTCTCGCTCGCCGCCCGCCACGGCCTGCGTTCTATCGCCTTTCCCGCTATCTCCACCGGCGCCTACGGCTACCCGCTCGACGAAGCCGCACCCATCGCCCTCACCACCGTCCGCGATTTTCTCGGCACACAGAACGAGATTGAACTCGTCCGTTTCGTCCTCTTCGACGCCGCCGCCCTGGCCGCCTTCGAGCGCGCTGCAGCCCGCGTCCTCGCTCCCTAAGCACACTCGTGCCGCGCAACGCCGCGTCCTGCAGTTGGGCGCTAACGGGGATGACGCGCCCTCACAACCTCACCAGCCCCAGCACGAACGGATTCGTCTCCCGCTCCCGCCCGATCTGTGTAATGGGACCGTGGCCGGGCACGACCAGCGTCTCGTCCGGCAGCTTCATCACTCGCTCGCGCAGCGACTCCATGATCTTGCGCGACGACCCGCCCGGCAGGTCCGTCCGCCCGATGCTCCCCGCGAACAGCGTATCGCCCGCGATCAGCGTCTTCTCCTCGGGGATGTACAGGCAAACGCTGCCCTCGGTGTGTCCCGGCGTGTGCATGACCTGCGCCGTGATGCCGCCCGCGCTCACCTTGTCCGCGTCTTCCAGGCCAGCGTCGGTCGCCACCTTCCCCGGCGGCTTCATGCCCAGCCAGCGCGCGTGCTCTTCCAGCAAGTTCAAAATGGCGTGGTCGTTCTGGTTCATCAGCACCGGCGCGCCCGTGGCCGCTTTCAACTTCATTGCCCCGCCGATGTGGTCGATGTGCGCGTGCGTGATCACGATCTGCTTCACCGTGAGCCCGTGC
Coding sequences within:
- a CDS encoding O-acetyl-ADP-ribose deacetylase, encoding MLLRLGPASIELLQGNIVHQDVDAIVNAANTSLLGGGGVDGAIHRAAGPQLLAECRTLGGCPTGEARITRGYGLKARHVIHAVGPVYSGRPRDAELLAAAHRNSLSLAARHGLRSIAFPAISTGAYGYPLDEAAPIALTTVRDFLGTQNEIELVRFVLFDAAALAAFERAAARVLAP
- a CDS encoding MBL fold metallo-hydrolase; protein product: MIHEILPVGPLQCNCSVVGDEGTREAMVIDPGDDIEDILEIVNRHGLTVKQIVITHAHIDHIGGAMKLKAATGAPVLMNQNDHAILNLLEEHARWLGMKPPGKVATDAGLEDADKVSAGGITAQVMHTPGHTEGSVCLYIPEEKTLIAGDTLFAGSIGRTDLPGGSSRKIMESLRERVMKLPDETLVVPGHGPITQIGRERETNPFVLGLVRL